AGCGTATTCGCGAGCTTCATCCGGTCGTTTACGTGCCACAGCTAGGCGCTTTCCTTCTTACGCATCGCGACGACATTTATCAGAATGAGAAAAAAACGGATATTCTGTCATCTGTTCAACCAGAAGGCCTCATGGTTCAACTGATGGGGCAAAATATGATGCGTAAAGATGCCGAAGATCATCAACGCGAGCGCCGTGCAATCTTTCCAACCGTTTCACCCAAAACGGTCAAATCGGAATGGAAAGACAAGTTTGAAAACGAAACTGACAAGATATTGAATGAGCTTGAGCCTGCAGGTGAGGCTGATTTCGTCAAAGATATCGCAATGAGAATCTCCGGTGAGGCGCTCAAAATTATCACTGGTCTAACTCAGATCAGCTGGGAGGAGATGGATCGCGTTAGCCAGGGAATGATCGATGGTTGCGCCAACTATGTTGGAGATGTCGAGGTTGAAGAAACATGCCATCAGTGCACAGCCGCGATAGACAAGTACATCACCGAGATGATGCCGATCTACGAACGCCAACCAAACAACTCACTTTTGTCGGTTCAAATGCGGGCAGGGCTTCCTGAGGAAGTCATTCGAGCGAATGTCAAACTCGCGATTTCCGGAGGTCAGAATGAACCTCGAGATGTCATAGCGGGTACCATCTGGGCGCTTTTAAATCACCCTGAGCAGCTCGATCTGATTAGGCACGGAAAAGCAAAATGGATGCAAGCGTTCAATGAGTATACAAGATGGATCTCTCCGGTGGGAATGTCCCCGCGTCGGGTCGCAAAAAGCTACGAACTCCATGGTGTCGACTTGCAAACTGAGGATCGTGTGTTCTTAATGTTTGGTATCGCCAACAGAGATCCTACCCATTTCCGCAATCCCGACCATTTCGACATAACGCAGGACTCATCTAAATCCGTAGCTTTTGGTGCGGGACCGCATTTTTGTGCTGGGGCGGCCGCCTCAAAGTCGCTAATAGGAGAGGTGGTTTTACCGTCAGTTTTCGAGCGTTTGCCAAATCTGCGATTGAACGGAGAGACAACATTCGGTGGGTGGGCGTTTCGAGGTCCACTACAGATGCCAGTGCAATGGCGAACGGGTTAAATCGGCTTTTGTCGGAATACACGTTACAAATGACGGTATCCAATAATGTCAAAATCGCCCGAAAGGACCCGTACTGTCTGTGAAGAATGTCTTGAATATCGAACACCTCAGGTCTCTCGCGAAGCGAAGGCTGCCAAAGCCAGTATTTGAATATATTGATGGAGGCGCGGAGGACGAGGTGACGTTGAGACGAAATGTTTCAGCGTTTTCAAACTATGAGATTCTACCGAGCGTCCTACAAAAAGTGGATAAGATACAAACGCGGACAGAAGTATTTGGCCGCGAGATTGCGATACCGCTTTTCCTGGGACCTACGGGTCTAAATCGGATGTTTGACGATGATGCGGAACTGGCCGTCGCCAAAGCCGCACAAAAGCACGGCTTGCTGTATTCTCTTTCCACCATGGGGACAACCACAATCGAAACCCTGGCGGAGAACTATTCAGGCCCTAAAGTGTTTCAGATATATATATTCAAAGACCGCGGATTGACGCGTGAATTTGTACAGCGATGTAAGGATAAAGGGTATGACGGTCTGACGCTGACCGTAGATACGCCGGTTGCAGGAAATCGAGAGCGGGATCACAAAAGTGGATTAAGCGTACCCCCAAAACTCAATCTGAAATCATTTATGTCATTCGCGATGCATCCGAGATGGTCCTTAGGCGCATTGTTTGGATCGAAACTCGAACTGTCGAATGTTTCGCATCGAACCGAAGGCTTATCCAATACTTCCATGTCGCTGTTTGAGTACGTTAATGGACAATTTGACCCTTCGATCAGCTGGGACGATTTAGAATGGTTGGCGGCAGAGTGGGGAGGTCCGCTTGCGGTGAAAGGTGTGATGACGCCGAAAGATGCGTGCTCAGCGGTCGAATGCGGCGCTTCCGGTATCATAGTGTCGAACCATGGCGGTAGACAGTTGGATGGCGCGCCGGCTCCCATAGATCAAATCGCCGCAATTCGAAATGCGGTTGGATCAGGCATTGACGTCATTTGCGACGGCGGCATCCGACGCGGGAGCGATATCATAAAGGCCATTGCATTGGGAGCGAATGCAGTGTCGATTGGTAGAGCCTATATATGGGGATTGAGCGCTGCCGGCGAAGCCGGGGTCGATCGGGCATTGACTATCCTGGCCGAAGAGTTTGGGCGCGCGATGGCGTTATCCGGTTTGAACGACGTCAAAAAAATTGGTCCGGAGCATGTTCGCAAACGGCTTTAGGTTCCACATAAAGTTAGAAGCTTCGGAAATGCGAAGGGCTGTCTCGGCCCCATCTTATATAGTAAAAGTATCTACAGTCGCTCAGCTTTGAAAAACTGTCGACAAGCGACAAGGTCATTGATTGGACTGTTCCAGACCTTTCAATGTCATATCCACGACTTCGCAGGCGCGCGTCCAAACAGCCATCTTCCACTCGTCAGTATCACCATAGAATGCCTCTCTGACTTGTGTTTTGATCTCGCGTCCCAGATCACTATCGACGTCACCTTTTTGGTAAAGCCAATTGTCTGCTCTAATGGCATCCAAAACGACATCCGGTTCCAGCGTGCCGTACTCCAAAGCGATAAACGCTATTGATGCATCGCAGAGAATGTCGGCGACGCCGTGTCCGACCGTTCCTGTAACAGGCGCCGAGGTTGATGTGCCTGCGTCGGGATCGGTAACCTGTCCCGGGTACCAGGTTTTGGAAAGCTCTTTCTGCCGAGTTGGGCCGAGCCCAATCAACTCTCCATACCCATAGGGCCCCAACCCTGTGTGGATATCAATCGCGCCGACCAGATTAGCATTTCCCATGAATTTCGTGAGGACCGATTGGAGCATTTTCCAAGACCACGCCAGC
This DNA window, taken from Hyphomonas sp. Mor2, encodes the following:
- a CDS encoding cytochrome P450 encodes the protein MRNAPHYELDLQEFWKDPYPDLKRIRELHPVVYVPQLGAFLLTHRDDIYQNEKKTDILSSVQPEGLMVQLMGQNMMRKDAEDHQRERRAIFPTVSPKTVKSEWKDKFENETDKILNELEPAGEADFVKDIAMRISGEALKIITGLTQISWEEMDRVSQGMIDGCANYVGDVEVEETCHQCTAAIDKYITEMMPIYERQPNNSLLSVQMRAGLPEEVIRANVKLAISGGQNEPRDVIAGTIWALLNHPEQLDLIRHGKAKWMQAFNEYTRWISPVGMSPRRVAKSYELHGVDLQTEDRVFLMFGIANRDPTHFRNPDHFDITQDSSKSVAFGAGPHFCAGAAASKSLIGEVVLPSVFERLPNLRLNGETTFGGWAFRGPLQMPVQWRTG
- a CDS encoding alpha-hydroxy acid oxidase, translating into MNIEHLRSLAKRRLPKPVFEYIDGGAEDEVTLRRNVSAFSNYEILPSVLQKVDKIQTRTEVFGREIAIPLFLGPTGLNRMFDDDAELAVAKAAQKHGLLYSLSTMGTTTIETLAENYSGPKVFQIYIFKDRGLTREFVQRCKDKGYDGLTLTVDTPVAGNRERDHKSGLSVPPKLNLKSFMSFAMHPRWSLGALFGSKLELSNVSHRTEGLSNTSMSLFEYVNGQFDPSISWDDLEWLAAEWGGPLAVKGVMTPKDACSAVECGASGIIVSNHGGRQLDGAPAPIDQIAAIRNAVGSGIDVICDGGIRRGSDIIKAIALGANAVSIGRAYIWGLSAAGEAGVDRALTILAEEFGRAMALSGLNDVKKIGPEHVRKRL